The following coding sequences lie in one Capsicum annuum cultivar UCD-10X-F1 chromosome 5, UCD10Xv1.1, whole genome shotgun sequence genomic window:
- the LOC107871922 gene encoding actin-depolymerizing factor-like, whose product MKKLRQKYAKKDKKKESGSKKRGSNSSTSKAPTKRRKIFKGIFRDELPKILLKAVLKKIQVYKHIDTYVNHRYIVFKIDGQQVVVEKVGEDQETHEDLANNLPPNECRYAISDCDFTTNENVQKSKIFFIAWSPETARVRSKMLYASSKDRFGREFDGVQVELQATDLSGMNLDTFIDLSEMCLNCWGLLFSH is encoded by the exons ATGAAGAAATTGCGGCAAAAGTATGCTAAGaaggacaagaaaaaagaaagtggtTCTAAGAAAAGAGGATCCAATAGTTCTACAAGTAAAGCTCCCACCAAGAGAAGAAAAATTTTCAAAGGAATTTTCAGAGATGAGCTTCCTAAG ATTTTATTGAAAGCCGTATTAAaaaagatacaagtttataaGCACATAGATACATATGTTAACCATAGATATATAGTGTTCAAGATTGATGGTCAGCAAGTTGTTGTTGAGAAAGTTGGCGAAGATCAAGAGACACATGAAGATCTTGCTAACAACTTGCCTCCTAATGAATGCCGCTATGCTATTTCTGACTGTGATTTCACTACTAATGAAAATGTCCAGAAGAGCAAGATTTTCTTCATTGCTTG GTCACCAGAAACAGCAAGGGTAAGAAGTAAGATGTTGTATGCAAGCTCCAAAGATAGATTCGGGAGGGAATTCGATGGTGTACAGGTTGAATTGCAGGCTACAGATCTGAGTGgaatgaacttagataccttCATAGATCTCTCTGAAATGTGTCTAAACTGTTGGGGCCTTTTATTCAGTCACTAG